A region of the Sphingobium yanoikuyae genome:
CCCTCGCGGAAATGGCCGCCAGGCCGCCGCGGTCGATCTTGATGCCGGTCAGCAAGCTCTCGCCAATGCGCAGTGCCGCTTCGCGAAACCGATCCGCGACCGCGGCGTTCTGCGCGATCCGGTCAAGCGTCTGGTTCCAGAGCGACTGCCAGCGCGCGAAATGCGCCTCATCGAGCCCGCCGATCGCGATGTGCTTGCGCATCGGATTGCCGCTGAAGCGCCCGGATTCGAGCATGACCGAGGCCCAGAAATCCTTCATCCGCGCCAGATGATGCGGCCAGTCGCCGATCCGTTCCGCAAAGATCGGGCCGAGCATGTCGTCCTGGCGGACGGTGCTGTAGAACCGCTCCACGAGTTGCGAGATGAAAGCATCATCGATTCCGCAGGCGAGCGCGTCCGCCATCTTGCGCGCCCGCGCCTGCTCGGCATGGTTCGACGTCATTGCCTGCCTCGACTCGATTAAGATGTATTCCTATGCATGGTTTACGCGCGTTGGCGGATAAAACCAATATATGATATGCATCTTTTATGAGATTGTCCGTCCAGACCGACTATGCCCTTCGCACACTGATGTTCCTGGCCGTGAAGGACGGCCATCATTCGATCGCCGAGATCGCACACGCTTATGGCATCTCGAAGAACCATCTGATGAAGGTGGCGCAGCGACTGGCTGCGGAAGGATTTGTCGAGGGCGTGCGCGGTCGGAGCGGCGGCCTCAAGCTGGCGCGGCCCGCCAATGCCCTGAACGTTGGTTCGATCATGCGCGCCATGGAAGACACCGGGACCTTCGTGGAATGCTTCGACGCGGCGACCAACAGCTGCGTCGTGACGCCCGCATGCGGCTTGCGCCATGCCTTGGCAGGCGCGCTGGAAGCTTTCGCGCGACACCTCGATCAGTTCACCATCGCCGATCTCGTACCGGATTCCAAAAGCTACGGGTGGCAGCTCGATGCGCAAGCGGCCACTGCTTCGACGTAACGGAGAACCCGGCGATTCTGACCTCATCCTTCTCGGAAGCCCGCAACATCTGTAATGAGTTATTACGCCACCTAGCGCAGATGTTCAAAGCCAAGAACAAGCTTTTACTCATGAACCTGTCAGTGTAGAATCCAATTATCTTCCCATCCTCCACGCCGGGGTGTGCATGAGTTTTATTGAGGGACTCGCACGAGACCAGGTCAGCCTGCTTCCTCCTTGTGTTGATGACTATGTTTCCCCGGACGCATTGGTCCGAGTCGTCGATGCTTTTGTTACCAGCTTGAACTTGGCAGAGCTTGGCTTCGGTCGTGCTATCGCTGCGGTCACCGGCCGCCCTGGATACCATCCAGGCGATATGCTCCGGCTGTACATCTGGGGCTACCTCAACCAGGTACGGTCCTCACGCCAATTGGAACGAGCGTGTGTCCGCGACCTCGAAGCGCTTTGGCTAATGCGCCGGCTCGCCCCGGATTACCGAACGATCGCCTCCTTTCGTCATGACAATCCGGAAGCCATTGTCGGCGCCAGCGCTGCATTCATCCAGTTCTGCCGCGAAACCGGCTTGATCAGCGGTCGATTGGTCGCGCTGGACGGGACGAAGATGCGCGCGGTCGCGAGCCCAAAGAACATCGCTGGCGCCGACCGGCTGGCCCGTGACGTTGCGCACACCGAAAAGGAGATCGCCTACTACCTTGAACGGCTCGACATCATAGATGAGGCAGTGGCCCAGGGGTTCGACGATCAGCCCAAACATCGGGAGGCGTTCACCACTGCGATCGAGACCCTCGGGCGCCGCAAGGACAGGCTCGTGCGCCGGCAGGACATCCTGAAGGATCGCGACGAGACGGCTTTGGTCTTTGGCGAGTCCGACGCGCGGCCGATGGGCTATGGACGTTCTCCCAAGACACCCTGCTACAACATGCAAAGCGTGGTCGATGTAGATAGCGGCCTGATCATACATCACGACGTGACCAACGAGGCAAACGACAGCCAGCTCCTGCATCCAATGTCGATGGCGACGATGGAGGTGCTTGAGGTTAACGAGCTCAAAGTCCTGGCCGACGGCGGTTACTCCAACGCCCAGGCGGTCGCGCAATGCGAGCGCGACCATATTGAGGTCGCGGCGCCGATCAAACGCGGCGCCATGAGCACCGATTTTTTCCGGCCAGCGCAGTTCGTGTATGATGAGGGGACCGACACAATCCGGTGCCCCGCCGGCAAGACGTTGAGACCATCCGGCAAACATACCCGCAACCGTGCGATCCGATATAGAACGTCCGCATGCAAAGACTGTCGGCTGAAGAGCCGATGCACGTGGGGCGCCCAACGGACCATCCATCGGTTGTTCGACCAGGCGGCGCTGGATCGTATGGAGGCCAGAATCTACGCGGATCCGAGCTTGATGGTGACCCGCCGATGTACTGTAGAGCACCCCTTCGGCACGATTAAACGGATGTCCGGCGGCGGAAGGTTCCTCACGCGAGGTCTCAGAGCGGTAAAGGCCGAAGCGGCTCTCTCGATTGTCGCCTTCAACATCCTCCATGCAGTAAATGCCTTCGGTGTCGAGCGACTGACGCCAGCGGGGTGAGACGCGCGTCGCGGTGCTGGTGGCGGCGGATTAGACGAATGAGTTTTTGCACAGCCTGCCCCGCAACGCCCCCCATAGAGTGAGAGTGCGGACGGGTTTCCCGTGACGGGTTGAGGGCTGGAGAGGAGGTCTCCGGCGCCCGTCGCGGAGAACCGCGATGTTTAGGAAAAACCACGGCGCCCGCGCCAATTCAGGCCGGGCGAGCCTTTATGACGACATCACCGACAAGATCATCGCCGAGCTTGAGGCGGGCCGTGCGCCCTGGGTCCAGCCATGGGGATCGGCCGCAGCCAAGGCGCCGCTCGCCATGCCCCGCAACGCTGCGACCGGACGGCACTATTCCGGCATCAACGTGCTCATCCTCTGGGGGGCGGTGATCCAGCACGGCTTCCCCGGCCAGAGTTGGCTCACCTTCCGCCAGGCACTGTCGCTGGGCGGCAATGTCCGCAAGGGTGAGCATGGCACGATCGTCGTCTATGCCGACCGCTTCACGCCGGAGGACGAGAAGCGCCGCGCTCGCGAGACCGGCGAGGATGCCGCTGCAATTCCATTCCTCAAACGCTTCACCGTCTTCAACGCCGCGCAATGCGACGGCCTGCCGGACGACATCGCCGCCATCGCTCCACCGCCGCCGCCTGACCTCATCGAGCCGCGCGTCGAGGCTCTGATCGAAGCGACGGGCATCGATTTCCGCATCGGCGGCGATCGCGCCTTCTATGTGCCGGCGCACGACTATGTGCAGGTGCCGCCGCCGCAGGCCTATTTCGAGCCGATAAACTGGCACCGCACGGCCCTGCACGAACTCGGGCACGCCAGCGGCCACGCCTCCCGGCTCGGCCGCGATCTGACCGGCGGTTTCGGCACGAAGAAATACGCCTTCGAGGAGTTGGTGGCCGAGATCAACGCGGCCTTCTGCTGCGCGTCTCTCGGCATCGTACCGACCGTCCGCCATGCCGACTATATCGGCGCCTGGCTGGAGGTGCTGCGCGAGGACGATCGCGCCATCGTCCGCGCCGCCTCCCAGGCGAGCAAGGCCGCCGATTGGCTGCTCGGCTTCCTGCCCGACGCCGATCTCGGCCCGGACGACACCATGGCCGGCGACGAACGGCAGGCGGCGTGATCGAATATGAATACCGGAAAGGCGGGAAAGCAGGTCTCCGGCTTCACGCCTTTCCGCTTCTGCGGCGCTGCCCTTCTTAGAGTGAGAGGGCGGCGCTTCGCTTCGTGACGGGTTGGAGGTCGAGAGAGAGTCTCCCGGCCGCCCGTCGCGGAGTAACGAACATGGCGAGTGCCATCCAGAAGATCACCCTGTCGTCGGCGCGCGACATCCCCTTCAACAAGCTGGTGCTGAGCCAGTCCAACGTCCGCCGCGTCAAGGCCGGCGTCTCGATCGAGGAAATGGCCGAGTCCATCGCCCGGCGCGGCCTCATCCAGAGCCTCCATGTCCGTCCCGTCCTCGACGCCGATGGCGCGGAGATCGGAATGTTCGAAGTGCCTGCTGGCGGTCGCCGCTATCGCGCACTCGAACTGCTCGTGAAGCAGAAGCGTTTGGCCAAGACGGCGACGGTGCCCTGCGTCATCGGCGACGCCAACAGCGACATCCTCGTCGACGAAGTATCGCTGGTCGAGAACATGGAACGCGCACCGCTCCATCCGCTCGACCAGTTCCGCGCCTTTCAGGCCATG
Encoded here:
- a CDS encoding ArdC family protein, producing the protein MFRKNHGARANSGRASLYDDITDKIIAELEAGRAPWVQPWGSAAAKAPLAMPRNAATGRHYSGINVLILWGAVIQHGFPGQSWLTFRQALSLGGNVRKGEHGTIVVYADRFTPEDEKRRARETGEDAAAIPFLKRFTVFNAAQCDGLPDDIAAIAPPPPPDLIEPRVEALIEATGIDFRIGGDRAFYVPAHDYVQVPPPQAYFEPINWHRTALHELGHASGHASRLGRDLTGGFGTKKYAFEELVAEINAAFCCASLGIVPTVRHADYIGAWLEVLREDDRAIVRAASQASKAADWLLGFLPDADLGPDDTMAGDERQAA
- a CDS encoding IS1182 family transposase, giving the protein MSFIEGLARDQVSLLPPCVDDYVSPDALVRVVDAFVTSLNLAELGFGRAIAAVTGRPGYHPGDMLRLYIWGYLNQVRSSRQLERACVRDLEALWLMRRLAPDYRTIASFRHDNPEAIVGASAAFIQFCRETGLISGRLVALDGTKMRAVASPKNIAGADRLARDVAHTEKEIAYYLERLDIIDEAVAQGFDDQPKHREAFTTAIETLGRRKDRLVRRQDILKDRDETALVFGESDARPMGYGRSPKTPCYNMQSVVDVDSGLIIHHDVTNEANDSQLLHPMSMATMEVLEVNELKVLADGGYSNAQAVAQCERDHIEVAAPIKRGAMSTDFFRPAQFVYDEGTDTIRCPAGKTLRPSGKHTRNRAIRYRTSACKDCRLKSRCTWGAQRTIHRLFDQAALDRMEARIYADPSLMVTRRCTVEHPFGTIKRMSGGGRFLTRGLRAVKAEAALSIVAFNILHAVNAFGVERLTPAG
- a CDS encoding RrF2 family transcriptional regulator is translated as MRLSVQTDYALRTLMFLAVKDGHHSIAEIAHAYGISKNHLMKVAQRLAAEGFVEGVRGRSGGLKLARPANALNVGSIMRAMEDTGTFVECFDAATNSCVVTPACGLRHALAGALEAFARHLDQFTIADLVPDSKSYGWQLDAQAATAST
- a CDS encoding group III truncated hemoglobin, with the translated sequence MADALACGIDDAFISQLVERFYSTVRQDDMLGPIFAERIGDWPHHLARMKDFWASVMLESGRFSGNPMRKHIAIGGLDEAHFARWQSLWNQTLDRIAQNAAVADRFREAALRIGESLLTGIKIDRGGLAAISARASS